In Scomber japonicus isolate fScoJap1 chromosome 19, fScoJap1.pri, whole genome shotgun sequence, a single genomic region encodes these proteins:
- the ved gene encoding ventrally expressed dharma/bozozok antagonist: protein MRGHFSIEWMAQSSQPAGTETLAACGTTAESLPGFYCRQRAESGAEEQQRLSGSSLNSPQHQTSSTNSVTEAGFSSGTEEETSGYESEGSRSLSPSEPADCASSSSSSSSSSSSCSSSSPAGRRPRTAFTAEQISSLERAFKRNAYLGTQDKAELCKKLNLSDKQIRNWFQNRRMKLKRTVQDALAHACQANVASQFMHYPELQAYRPGPYPRYHPHPHHHHHPHHPAAAAAAAMAAAGAGQEAPSATSYVHPHSLQQYASSSLPLDSFYQYSSLPGVMLPPHPSTASSSSASSNQLTHYPTYPQYY, encoded by the exons ATGAGAGGACATTTCTCTATCGAGTGGATGGCTCAGAGCAGCCAGCCGGCGGGGACCGAGACCCTCGCAGCCTGTGGGACCACTGCAGAGAGTCTGCCGGGTTTTTACTGcaggcagagagcagagagcggagcggaggagcagcagagactcTCAGGATCCAGTCTGAACTCTCCACAGCACCAAACCTCCTCCACTAACTCAG taACAGAAGCAGGATTCAGCAGcgggacagaagaagaaacctCCGGATACGAGAGTGAAGGGAGTcgctctctttccccctctgaGCCTGCAGACTgcgcctcctcttcctcctcctcttcctcttcctcctcctcctgttcctcctcctctccagcaggGCGGCGACCTCGCACAGCCTTCACAGCGGAGCAGATCAGCAGTCTGGAGCGAGCCTTTAAGAGGAACGCTTACCTGGGAACACAAGACAAAGCTGAACTCTGCAAGAAGCTCAACCTGTCCGACAAACAG aTCAGAAACTGGTTCCAGAACAGGCGGATGAAGCTGAAGCGGACGGTGCAGGACGCGCTCGCTCACGCTTGCCAAGCTAACGTAGCCTCTCAGTTCATGCATTACCCCGAGCTGCAGGCCTACAGGCCGGGACCCTACCCCAGataccacccccacccccaccaccaccaccacccccaccacccagcagcagcagcagcagcagcaatggcGGCGGCGGGGGCGGGACAGGAAGCTCCATCAGCTACTTCCTACGTTCATCCTCACAGTCTGCAGCAGTacgcctcctcctctctgcccctGGACTCCTTCTATCAGTACAGCAGCCTGCCAGGAGTCATgctgcccccccacccctccaccgcctcctcctcctccgcctcctccaaTCAGCTGACCCACTACCCCACCTACCCTCAATATTACTGA
- the purbb gene encoding transcriptional activator protein Pur-beta translates to MADGDSGSELGGSSGGGGGGGSGGGGGGGGGMGGGGGGGGGGGGGGGGFQHFQRDQETQELASKRLDIQNKRFYLDVKQNNKGRFIKIAEVGAGGSKSRLTLSLSVAAEFRDYLGDFIEHYAQLGPSSPEQIAQSTGAPGEDAGPRRALKSEFLVRENRKYYLDLKENQRGRFLRIRQTVNRGPGFGVGGPVGGMLAGQTIALPAQGLIEFRDALAKLIDDYGGDDDELGGGASSAGGGVGYNELPEGTSIMVDSKRFFFDVGSNKYGVFLRVSEVKPSYRNSITIPFKAWGKFGGAFSRYAEEMKEIQERQRDKMYERRGGEESEGDDVDDD, encoded by the coding sequence ATGGCGGATGGAGACAGCGGGAGTGAGCTCGGTGGTAGCAgcgggggaggaggaggtggaggtagcggcggaggtggaggaggaggaggaggaatgggtggaggtggaggaggtggtggaggaggaggcggcggcggcggcggcttcCAACACTTCCAGCGTgaccaggagactcaggagctGGCGTCCAAGCGTCTCGACATCCAAAACAAACGCTTCTATCTGGACGTGAAGCAGAACAACAAGGGCCGCTTCATCAAAATCGCCGAGGTGGGTGCGGGAGGCTCCAAAAGCCGGCTCACTCTCTCCCTGTCGGTGGCTGCGGAGTTCCGGGATTACCTCGGCGACTTCATCGAGCACTACGCCCAGCTGGGGCCGAGCAGCCCGGAGCAGATCGCACAGTCGACCGGCGCTCCAGGAGAGGATGCAGGGCCGAGGAGAGCTCTGAAAAGTGAGTTCCTGGTCAGGGAGAACCGTAAGTACTACTTGGACTTGAAGGAGAACCAGCGTGGGAGGTTCCTTCGCATCAGGCAGACGGTCAACAGAGGGCCTGGGTTTGGTGTTGGGGGCCCAGTGGGTGGCATGCTGGCTGGTCAGACCATTGCACTTCCTGCACAGGGGTTAATAGAGTTCAGAGACGCCCTTGCAAAGCTCATAGACGACTACggaggagatgatgatgagCTGGGTGGCGGTGCGAgctctgcaggaggaggagtgggtTACAACGAGCTCCCAGAAGGCACCTCCATCATGGTGGACTCCAAGAGGTTCTTCTTCGACGTGGGCTCCAACAAGTATGGGGTGTTCCTGCGGGTGAGCGAGGTCAAGCCCAGCTACAGGAACTCTATCACCATCCCCTTCAAGGCGTGGGGCAAGTTCGGAGGAGCCTTCAGCAGATACGCcgaggagatgaaggagatcCAGGAGAGGCAGAGGGATAAGATgtacgagaggagaggaggagaggagtcagAGGGGGACGACGTGGATGACGattga